One window of the Gammaproteobacteria bacterium genome contains the following:
- the hydA gene encoding dihydropyrimidinase, with the protein MSELLIAGGTVVTADRMEPADVLIRDGRIAEVGQDLTTDGEVLDARGHWVMPGGIDTHTHLAHPIDRLGITTADDFHTGTVAGACGGVTTIIDFSLQRRGETLALARDRRLGEIAPDAVIDYGFHTIVTDVRDDVIAEVPELIEGGFPSFKVYMTYGDKIVNDDGLLRLLEATGANGGLVYVHCENDCAVTYLINQHLSDGKTGPAYHAPSRPPVVEAEATHRAIMLAGVVDAPLCIAHVTSAGAAGHVAAARERGEPVVAETCPQYLVLDETVYDPCGGFEVAKFVCSPPMRAAEHGDALWSALADGSIQQVSSDHAPFRYHDQKTTGRGNFTRIPNGLPGIETRLPLVFAGGVSTGLISPQRFVELASTNPARIFGMYPRKGTLDAGADADVIVVDPEAETEIDAARLHSAVDYSPFQGMRVSGFPTWTLSRGEIIVDRGEPVAERGRGRLAERGRIDPAALP; encoded by the coding sequence GTGAGCGAACTGCTGATCGCCGGCGGCACCGTGGTAACGGCCGACCGCATGGAGCCGGCCGACGTCCTGATCCGCGACGGGCGGATTGCGGAGGTCGGGCAGGACCTGACCACCGATGGCGAGGTCCTGGACGCGCGCGGCCACTGGGTCATGCCCGGGGGCATCGACACCCACACGCACCTGGCTCACCCCATCGACCGCCTGGGGATCACCACCGCCGACGACTTCCATACCGGCACCGTCGCGGGGGCGTGCGGGGGCGTCACCACCATCATCGACTTCTCGCTGCAGCGGCGGGGCGAGACGCTGGCGCTGGCGCGCGACAGGCGCCTGGGCGAAATCGCGCCCGACGCCGTCATCGACTATGGCTTTCACACCATCGTCACGGATGTCCGCGACGATGTCATCGCCGAAGTGCCGGAGTTGATCGAGGGAGGATTCCCCTCCTTCAAGGTCTACATGACGTACGGCGACAAGATCGTCAACGACGATGGGCTGTTGCGGCTGCTGGAAGCGACCGGCGCCAACGGCGGGCTCGTCTACGTCCACTGCGAGAACGACTGTGCGGTCACGTACCTGATCAACCAGCACCTCAGCGACGGCAAGACCGGTCCCGCCTACCACGCCCCCAGCCGCCCCCCGGTGGTGGAGGCGGAGGCGACCCATCGCGCCATCATGCTGGCCGGGGTGGTGGATGCTCCCCTTTGCATCGCGCACGTCACCTCGGCGGGCGCGGCGGGTCATGTGGCCGCCGCCCGCGAGCGCGGCGAACCGGTTGTGGCCGAGACCTGCCCGCAGTACCTGGTGCTCGACGAGACGGTCTACGACCCCTGCGGCGGGTTCGAGGTCGCCAAGTTCGTGTGCAGCCCCCCGATGCGCGCCGCCGAGCACGGCGACGCCCTCTGGAGCGCGCTGGCGGACGGATCGATCCAGCAGGTGTCCTCCGACCACGCCCCCTTCCGCTACCACGACCAGAAGACCACCGGGCGCGGCAACTTCACCCGCATCCCCAACGGCCTCCCGGGGATCGAGACCCGCCTCCCCCTGGTGTTCGCCGGCGGCGTGTCGACCGGCTTGATCTCGCCCCAGCGCTTCGTCGAACTCGCCTCCACCAATCCGGCGCGCATCTTCGGAATGTACCCACGCAAGGGCACGCTGGACGCCGGAGCCGACGCCGACGTCATCGTCGTGGACCCGGAGGCGGAGACCGAAATCGATGCGGCCAGGCTCCACTCCGCGGTAGACTACAGCCCCTTCCAGGGGATGCGGGTGAGCGGCTTCCCGACCTGGACGCTTTCGCGCGGTGAGATCATCGTCGACCGCGGGGAGCCGGTCGCGGAGCGGGGCAGGGGACGCCTGGCCGAGCGCGGGCGGATTGATCCGGCGGCGCTGCCGTGA
- a CDS encoding peroxiredoxin: protein MTLRINDEAPDFTAETTEGTIRFHDWIGDGWAILFSHPKDFTPVCTTELGTVAALKDEFTRRNCKIMGISVDGVGDHHAWSDDIASFGGHAINYPLVGDPELSVVKLYDMLPADAGDTCKGRTPADNATARSVFIIGPDKKIKATLTYPMSTGRNFAEILRLLDSCQLTANKQVATPANWEHGEDVIILPTVSNEDAEAKYPDGWEQPLPYIRIVPQPE from the coding sequence ATGACCCTGCGAATCAACGACGAAGCACCCGATTTCACCGCCGAGACCACCGAGGGCACCATCCGATTCCACGACTGGATCGGCGACGGATGGGCGATCCTGTTTTCCCATCCGAAGGACTTCACGCCCGTCTGCACCACCGAACTGGGCACCGTGGCCGCGCTCAAGGACGAATTCACGCGCCGCAACTGCAAGATCATGGGCATCAGCGTGGACGGCGTCGGCGACCATCACGCCTGGTCGGACGACATCGCGTCGTTCGGCGGGCACGCCATCAACTATCCGCTGGTGGGCGACCCGGAGCTGAGCGTGGTCAAGCTCTACGACATGCTCCCGGCCGATGCGGGCGACACCTGCAAGGGACGGACTCCGGCCGACAACGCCACGGCACGCTCGGTCTTCATCATCGGACCCGACAAGAAGATCAAGGCCACGCTCACCTATCCCATGAGCACGGGCCGGAACTTCGCCGAGATCCTGCGGCTTCTGGATTCCTGCCAGCTCACCGCCAACAAGCAGGTCGCCACCCCGGCCAACTGGGAGCACGGTGAGGACGTGATCATCCTCCCTACCGTGTCTAACGAGGACGCGGAAGCGAAGTATCCGGACGGTTGGGAACAGCCGCTTCCCTACATCCGCATCGTTCCGCAGCCCGAGTAG
- a CDS encoding pyridoxal phosphate-dependent aminotransferase, producing the protein MKSRERAGSASLRKGEAATSLRYKMMALARERENVISLGRGDPDLHTQPAIVEDGLARFAEAAGAGMATGDGGPVRGLLPLREGIARRYAREKGVEVDPATEIAITNGAQEGLFLAMLALVDPGNRVACQDPRYSSYDQAIGTAGGDIVPVPTGGDRPFELGGDELRKHAQGCKLLVFVNPSNPTGSCVGPQGVRDLAGAAADLGMVVVSDEIYEDVVFREEPFLSLLAADGARGRSVVLSGFSKAYAMTGFRVGYLVGPPAFIDAVEAIKSTTSGPCPAFSQYTALAALEADPDPRPEYLARYRRRRQALIDGFAELGVPHGPHGGGLFMWADVSRFGMDAENFCYRLLDEAGVLMFPGASFGARWRNWVRVSLLCPEARILESMERIRKFASSL; encoded by the coding sequence ATGAAGTCCCGGGAACGCGCGGGCTCCGCCTCGCTGCGCAAGGGCGAGGCGGCAACCTCGCTTCGCTACAAGATGATGGCGCTCGCGCGAGAAAGAGAGAACGTCATTTCGCTGGGGCGCGGCGATCCCGATCTGCACACCCAGCCGGCGATTGTCGAGGACGGCCTTGCCCGTTTCGCCGAAGCGGCGGGCGCGGGGATGGCCACAGGGGACGGTGGCCCGGTGCGCGGCCTGCTCCCGCTGCGCGAAGGCATCGCCCGCCGCTACGCCCGCGAAAAGGGCGTGGAGGTCGATCCCGCCACCGAAATCGCCATCACCAACGGCGCCCAGGAGGGGCTGTTCCTGGCCATGCTGGCGCTCGTCGACCCGGGCAACCGGGTCGCCTGCCAGGACCCGCGCTACAGCTCCTACGACCAGGCGATCGGGACCGCGGGCGGCGACATCGTGCCTGTCCCCACGGGTGGAGACCGCCCCTTCGAACTCGGGGGCGATGAACTCCGAAAGCACGCGCAGGGCTGCAAGCTCCTCGTATTCGTGAATCCTTCGAACCCGACCGGATCTTGCGTAGGCCCGCAGGGCGTGCGCGATCTGGCAGGGGCCGCGGCCGACCTCGGCATGGTGGTGGTGTCCGACGAGATCTACGAGGACGTGGTCTTCCGCGAGGAGCCGTTCCTCTCGCTGCTTGCCGCGGATGGAGCCCGCGGGCGTTCGGTTGTCCTTTCGGGATTCTCCAAGGCCTACGCGATGACCGGCTTCCGGGTCGGCTACCTGGTCGGCCCACCGGCCTTCATCGACGCGGTGGAGGCCATCAAGAGCACGACGTCGGGCCCCTGTCCGGCATTCTCGCAATACACGGCTCTCGCCGCCCTCGAGGCCGATCCGGACCCGCGTCCGGAGTATCTGGCGCGGTATCGGCGCCGGCGCCAGGCGCTGATCGACGGCTTCGCCGAGCTGGGGGTCCCGCACGGTCCCCACGGGGGAGGCCTGTTCATGTGGGCCGACGTTTCGCGCTTCGGGATGGACGCCGAGAACTTCTGCTACCGGCTCCTGGACGAGGCGGGCGTGCTGATGTTCCCCGGGGCCTCCTTCGGTGCGAGATGGCGCAACTGGGTACGGGTCTCGCTCCTGTGTCCCGAGGCACGCATCCTCGAGTCGATGGAGCGCATACGGAAGTTCGCCAGCAGCCTGTAG
- a CDS encoding SDR family NAD(P)-dependent oxidoreductase, which translates to MPASSIPRPPSVAGIDVLVTGAGRGLGRGIAKAMASAGARVWLVAEVPEELEWTASDIRAAGGEAHILVTDLGREDERNGLIRTLRREARRLRVIVNNAGVLEREPVASMDAAHWRRIMSVNLEAPVFLTRDLLPLLREEGGSVINVSSRAGTGAFARQAAYCASKFGMEAFTRCLALELAGSSISANTVTPGLPIKPTSLTQRDAECADAATRAGWRDPVRLGPAFLFLAGLRGRISGCRFDAWTLTQALEQWGTRGVMKRIHEIAEYTPEAVG; encoded by the coding sequence ATGCCCGCATCCAGCATTCCACGTCCGCCAAGCGTCGCGGGCATCGACGTCCTCGTGACGGGAGCCGGCCGAGGCCTGGGTCGCGGCATCGCAAAGGCGATGGCTTCGGCGGGCGCGCGGGTATGGCTGGTTGCCGAGGTGCCGGAGGAACTCGAGTGGACTGCATCCGACATCCGCGCGGCGGGAGGTGAAGCTCACATTCTCGTCACCGATCTCGGGCGCGAGGATGAACGAAATGGACTGATACGTACCCTGCGCAGGGAAGCCCGCAGGCTGCGCGTCATCGTCAACAACGCCGGCGTGCTGGAACGTGAGCCTGTCGCATCGATGGACGCCGCACACTGGCGCCGTATCATGAGCGTGAACCTGGAAGCCCCGGTGTTCCTGACGAGGGACTTGCTGCCGCTCCTGCGGGAGGAGGGCGGATCCGTGATCAACGTCTCCTCCCGCGCGGGGACCGGCGCGTTCGCACGCCAAGCCGCATACTGCGCCTCCAAATTCGGCATGGAGGCATTTACGCGATGCCTCGCGCTCGAGCTGGCGGGGTCGTCCATCAGCGCCAACACGGTGACGCCGGGGCTGCCCATCAAGCCGACCTCCTTGACGCAACGGGACGCGGAATGCGCGGATGCGGCCACGCGCGCGGGTTGGCGGGATCCCGTTAGACTGGGACCCGCGTTCCTCTTTCTCGCCGGGCTGCGCGGCCGGATCAGCGGCTGCCGCTTCGACGCCTGGACATTGACGCAGGCGCTGGAGCAGTGGGGCACGCGGGGAGTGATGAAGCGCATTCACGAAATCGCCGAATACACGCCGGAGGCTGTTGGATGA
- a CDS encoding DUF819 family protein: MLRDPLLVIAFMLAVVAFARWLEERYDVIKKISSAVVCTLLGITLANVGVIEHTGPAHEAVFTFAIPYAIVLVIMGTHMKELAHAGRPLLIAYLAACGGSFVGGAVAGATMAGWVGPETWKLSGAFSAAFAGGGMNFAAVGQGLEVEPSTFAAAALADNMSTVPYLLFQVWLAGVLAAIFLRRSGAGLATAPATDAAERAEQEAQEETMRRRWTDTDISITDFAILGGLPLVALWLARIISEAFAEQLAAMSVGSPGYGLVQFFSDVPEVLWLTTIALIVAQLPWVRKLRGAEVLSYFALHIFFIALGAASDLATIVDAGVPIFSFMIVIMGIHVVVAYGIGWLFRIDLATVSIASQAAIGGPGSALAIGMAMKWHKLVAPAVIVGIFGYALGNYLGFFCARVVDALVG, from the coding sequence ATGCTGAGAGACCCGCTGCTGGTTATCGCCTTCATGCTGGCCGTGGTGGCTTTCGCGCGCTGGCTGGAAGAGCGCTACGACGTCATCAAGAAGATCAGCTCCGCCGTCGTGTGCACCCTGCTCGGCATCACGCTCGCCAATGTCGGCGTCATCGAACACACCGGGCCGGCGCACGAAGCCGTGTTCACCTTCGCCATCCCCTACGCAATCGTGCTCGTCATCATGGGCACGCACATGAAGGAACTGGCCCATGCGGGAAGGCCCCTGCTGATCGCGTATCTCGCGGCGTGCGGGGGCAGCTTCGTTGGCGGGGCGGTGGCGGGCGCGACCATGGCCGGATGGGTCGGACCGGAGACGTGGAAGCTCTCGGGGGCGTTCTCGGCCGCCTTCGCGGGCGGTGGGATGAACTTCGCCGCCGTCGGACAGGGGCTCGAGGTCGAGCCGAGCACCTTCGCTGCCGCAGCGCTGGCCGACAACATGTCGACGGTCCCGTACCTGCTGTTTCAGGTGTGGCTGGCGGGTGTTCTGGCGGCGATCTTCCTGCGCCGAAGCGGTGCCGGACTCGCCACGGCGCCAGCCACCGACGCCGCGGAAAGGGCCGAGCAGGAGGCGCAGGAAGAGACGATGCGCCGCCGCTGGACCGACACCGACATCAGCATCACGGACTTCGCCATCCTGGGCGGCCTTCCCCTGGTCGCGCTCTGGCTGGCACGGATCATCAGTGAAGCCTTCGCGGAGCAGCTTGCCGCCATGTCGGTGGGTTCACCGGGGTACGGACTCGTGCAGTTCTTCAGCGACGTGCCGGAAGTCCTCTGGCTGACGACGATTGCGCTCATCGTGGCGCAGCTTCCGTGGGTGAGGAAGCTGCGCGGGGCCGAGGTCCTTTCCTATTTCGCCCTCCACATCTTCTTCATCGCGCTGGGTGCGGCCTCCGATCTGGCGACCATTGTCGACGCCGGCGTGCCCATCTTCAGCTTCATGATCGTCATCATGGGCATCCACGTCGTCGTCGCGTACGGGATCGGGTGGCTCTTCCGCATCGATCTGGCCACGGTCTCGATCGCCAGCCAGGCCGCGATCGGCGGGCCCGGCTCGGCGTTGGCCATCGGCATGGCGATGAAGTGGCACAAGCTGGTGGCCCCGGCGGTCATCGTGGGCATCTTCGGATACGCGCTCGGGAACTACCTTGGCTTCTTCTGCGCGCGGGTCGTGGATGCGCTTGTGGGTTAG
- a CDS encoding D-isomer specific 2-hydroxyacid dehydrogenase family protein, producing MRALHIEPLADWIQGLFQQAADEAGVEVTWGGGMDERALRAAAAGADALVTAKRRIGADLIGASAGLRLIQVQGRAPWAVDRDAAAAAGVPVSVLPHRGAIAVAEQTVALMLGLYRKLVPGHMGTRDAEYLELGVEPVRTTERRIAFNWLRYPDVWQLHGRTLGLVGLGDIALEVARRARAFDMEVVYHKRSPLPREHEEMVGARSVPLPELLAASDVVSLHAPHTDQTERMIDAAALALMKPTAILVNTARGGLVDEDALADALRGGRIAGAGLDAFLYEPLPEGSALADAPNVLLSPHVGGGTGGGQRGMIDDVVANLVAVAGGGEVRGLVNGTHPQP from the coding sequence GTGCGAGCACTCCACATCGAACCCCTTGCGGACTGGATCCAGGGCCTCTTCCAGCAAGCGGCGGACGAGGCCGGAGTCGAGGTGACGTGGGGCGGCGGGATGGATGAACGGGCACTGCGCGCGGCCGCGGCCGGCGCGGACGCCCTCGTGACGGCAAAGCGGCGCATCGGCGCGGACCTGATCGGCGCTTCCGCGGGCCTTCGCCTGATTCAGGTGCAGGGGCGGGCGCCCTGGGCGGTGGATCGGGACGCCGCGGCTGCGGCCGGAGTGCCGGTGTCGGTGCTCCCGCACCGCGGTGCGATCGCCGTCGCGGAGCAGACCGTCGCGCTGATGCTGGGCCTCTACCGCAAGCTGGTGCCGGGGCATATGGGCACCCGGGATGCGGAATACCTGGAACTCGGCGTCGAGCCTGTGCGCACCACGGAGCGCAGGATCGCCTTCAACTGGCTGCGCTACCCCGACGTCTGGCAGCTCCACGGCAGGACGCTGGGGCTGGTCGGGCTGGGCGACATCGCGCTCGAGGTCGCGCGGCGCGCGCGCGCGTTCGATATGGAAGTCGTCTACCACAAGCGCTCGCCTTTGCCCCGCGAGCACGAGGAGATGGTCGGGGCGCGCTCCGTGCCGCTCCCGGAACTCCTCGCCGCGAGCGACGTGGTCAGCCTGCACGCCCCCCATACCGACCAGACGGAGCGCATGATCGACGCCGCGGCCCTCGCGCTCATGAAGCCCACGGCCATCCTGGTGAACACCGCGCGCGGCGGGCTGGTCGATGAAGATGCGCTCGCTGACGCCCTTCGGGGCGGCCGGATCGCCGGGGCGGGGCTGGATGCCTTCCTGTACGAGCCGTTGCCCGAGGGCAGCGCGCTGGCCGATGCGCCAAACGTGCTCCTGTCACCCCATGTGGGTGGCGGGACCGGTGGCGGGCAGCGGGGCATGATCGACGACGTGGTCGCGAATCTGGTCGCGGTGGCCGGAGGCGGGGAGGTGCGGGGATTGGTGAACGGTACCCATCCACAACCCTGA
- a CDS encoding TRAP transporter substrate-binding protein gives MRSSVDSRRRRPARIAALIPVLLLVASACSPSPDGGPGRRSLVLAHFVPPLSTLRSGVVIPFSERLEQVSGGRLTATEYMGGALGSDPRRYYSMLLEGVADIAMVIPGYTAVTFPRTTLSAYPGICGTAIECTAALQRAGPVLEEEYEAKVLAMWSTTPPVLLTRERPVRRLEDLQGLKLRVSSRIEMPFVDALGATPVMQPVSEIQQNLHTGVIDGVVITAGGISAYQLQEPAEYLTTWLPLSATPFSLLMNRGAYESLTAQEQGWLDEAADSWLSESGGQAYELAGARGIRIAREAGVEIIDLSEEEKARFLEAVADVYQAQLSRRIGDATVAEIIDLFRGN, from the coding sequence ATGCGTTCGAGTGTTGACTCACGTCGACGTCGGCCGGCTCGCATCGCCGCGCTGATCCCTGTCCTGCTTCTCGTGGCCTCCGCCTGTTCGCCTTCCCCGGATGGCGGTCCGGGGCGCAGATCGCTCGTCCTTGCGCACTTCGTGCCGCCGCTCAGCACCTTGAGATCCGGGGTCGTGATCCCGTTCTCGGAACGACTGGAGCAGGTGTCGGGAGGCAGGCTGACGGCGACGGAGTACATGGGAGGCGCCCTCGGCTCCGATCCCCGGAGATACTATTCCATGCTGCTCGAGGGGGTGGCGGACATAGCCATGGTGATCCCCGGATACACGGCCGTGACGTTCCCCAGAACCACGCTAAGCGCCTATCCGGGGATCTGCGGCACCGCGATCGAGTGCACGGCCGCGCTGCAGCGCGCCGGCCCGGTCCTCGAGGAGGAGTACGAGGCGAAGGTCCTGGCGATGTGGTCCACCACTCCCCCCGTGCTCCTCACCCGCGAAAGGCCCGTCCGAAGACTGGAGGACCTGCAGGGGCTCAAGCTGAGGGTCTCGTCGCGCATCGAGATGCCCTTTGTCGACGCACTGGGAGCGACCCCGGTGATGCAGCCCGTCTCGGAGATTCAACAGAACCTGCACACCGGCGTGATCGACGGCGTCGTGATCACCGCAGGGGGCATTTCCGCGTATCAGTTGCAGGAGCCGGCCGAATACCTCACCACATGGCTGCCCCTCTCCGCGACTCCCTTTTCACTGCTGATGAATCGCGGCGCCTACGAGTCGCTCACCGCGCAGGAGCAGGGCTGGCTGGACGAGGCCGCCGACTCCTGGCTGTCGGAGTCGGGGGGGCAGGCGTACGAACTCGCCGGGGCGCGCGGCATTCGGATCGCCCGCGAGGCGGGTGTCGAAATCATCGATCTCTCCGAGGAAGAGAAGGCGCGTTTCCTGGAGGCGGTCGCTGATGTCTACCAGGCGCAGCTCTCCCGCAGGATCGGCGACGCGACGGTGGCCGAGATCATCGATCTCTTCCGCGGCAATTGA
- a CDS encoding TRAP transporter small permease subunit: protein MPDRSRVDEAPRRWLTAALAVTGGVALLLLLGVTVVEVVARHLFGAPLLGAEDLTSMGLTVLVAAAVVCAAQEGTHVSVELIERFAGRAVTRATDALARVLGAAAAAVTAVALFANGSCGIECGEVTGTIAIVHTPFYYALGACMATYSLLLASRLVRGRAAREEDDSRARGI from the coding sequence GTGCCAGACCGCAGTCGGGTCGACGAGGCGCCTCGCCGGTGGCTGACTGCCGCGCTCGCCGTCACCGGGGGCGTGGCGCTGCTCCTGCTCCTGGGCGTGACCGTGGTCGAGGTCGTCGCGCGCCACCTCTTCGGGGCTCCCCTGCTGGGCGCGGAGGATCTCACCTCCATGGGCCTTACGGTGCTCGTGGCCGCCGCGGTAGTCTGTGCGGCCCAGGAGGGAACACACGTGTCCGTCGAGCTCATCGAGCGCTTTGCGGGCCGTGCCGTCACACGGGCAACCGACGCCCTCGCGCGGGTCCTGGGGGCTGCTGCGGCGGCGGTCACGGCCGTCGCCCTCTTCGCCAACGGCAGTTGCGGGATCGAGTGCGGCGAGGTCACCGGCACCATCGCCATCGTGCACACGCCGTTCTACTACGCGCTGGGCGCATGCATGGCAACGTACTCGCTGTTGCTCGCGTCCCGGCTGGTTCGGGGGCGGGCCGCGCGTGAGGAGGACGACTCGCGGGCCAGGGGCATCTGA
- a CDS encoding TRAP transporter large permease, with translation MEGSAAALLGVVALFVLLLIRVPVGLSMLIAGAVGIALIRPQAVLPVIAGETFAVSSRTALTIIPLFMLMGSLTVASGMSRDLYLAANLWLARIRGGLAAASIVACAGFSALSGSSLAAALTMGRVALPEMRRFNYDKSLAAGAVAAGGTLGILIPPSAGLVLYGILTEQSIGRLFMAGLLPGILLAALFVLTVVIIATLHPERAPRGEPENAPGKRGRTPAGAWWILGLAVVTLGGIYAGIFSAMEAAGVGAFLALLAALARRSLTRDALGELVLSTLRACGTVFLILIGAYVFKVFLGFTGTPFAMARWVGDQGWSGPQVVALVLAMFIVLGTFLDGFAILVLTIPLVQPILTSLGVDMIWFGVMIVITLEMGLISPPVGLNTFVVKVVAPDVPMGAIFRGIIPFWFAMLAMLVLLALVPRIATFLPQAMFG, from the coding sequence ATGGAGGGGTCCGCGGCCGCATTGCTCGGCGTCGTTGCCCTCTTCGTTCTTCTGCTGATCCGCGTGCCCGTCGGGCTCTCCATGCTCATCGCGGGCGCGGTCGGCATCGCGCTGATCCGGCCCCAGGCGGTGCTCCCCGTCATCGCGGGGGAGACGTTCGCGGTGTCATCGCGGACCGCGCTCACCATCATCCCGCTCTTCATGCTGATGGGGAGTCTGACGGTGGCCTCGGGGATGAGCCGGGACCTCTACCTGGCGGCCAACCTCTGGCTGGCCCGCATCCGGGGCGGCCTGGCCGCGGCATCGATCGTCGCGTGCGCGGGCTTCTCGGCTCTGTCCGGCTCGTCGCTGGCCGCCGCCCTGACCATGGGGCGCGTCGCGCTGCCCGAGATGCGGCGCTTCAACTACGACAAGTCGCTCGCGGCCGGGGCCGTAGCGGCGGGTGGCACCCTCGGCATCCTGATTCCGCCCTCGGCCGGGCTGGTCCTGTACGGCATCCTCACCGAGCAGAGCATCGGCCGCCTTTTCATGGCGGGACTGCTTCCCGGGATTCTGCTCGCGGCGCTCTTCGTCCTGACCGTCGTCATCATAGCAACCCTTCATCCCGAGCGGGCGCCCCGGGGAGAGCCGGAGAACGCACCGGGGAAACGAGGGCGCACGCCTGCGGGGGCCTGGTGGATCCTGGGCCTCGCCGTCGTGACCCTCGGCGGCATCTACGCCGGCATCTTCTCCGCAATGGAGGCCGCGGGCGTGGGCGCGTTCCTCGCCCTGCTCGCGGCCCTGGCGCGTCGTTCCCTGACCCGCGACGCCCTCGGCGAGCTCGTCCTTTCGACCCTGCGGGCGTGTGGCACGGTCTTCCTGATCCTGATCGGGGCCTACGTCTTCAAGGTATTCCTGGGATTTACCGGAACACCGTTCGCCATGGCCCGCTGGGTGGGCGATCAGGGATGGTCGGGACCCCAGGTGGTGGCCCTTGTGCTCGCGATGTTCATCGTGCTGGGCACCTTCCTGGACGGCTTCGCGATCCTCGTTCTGACGATTCCGCTGGTTCAGCCGATCCTCACGTCACTGGGCGTCGACATGATCTGGTTCGGCGTGATGATCGTCATCACCCTGGAGATGGGGCTGATTTCGCCGCCCGTGGGGCTGAACACGTTCGTGGTGAAGGTGGTGGCCCCGGACGTTCCCATGGGCGCGATCTTCCGCGGCATCATTCCGTTCTGGTTCGCGATGCTGGCGATGCTGGTGCTGCTGGCGCTCGTGCCGCGGATCGCAACGTTCCTGCCGCAGGCGATGTTCGGGTAG
- a CDS encoding PIN domain nuclease: protein MIVDTSAWVEYLRRTESAFDLFLDDAVRAGRPIATPASVVMELLAGCRTEPEARQLLKLISRFEILVPDSLGHFQQGALVYRTCRHAGRTIRSMVDCMVAASAIDEGRPLLARNRDFEMIARHTELELVEPESDCER from the coding sequence GTGATCGTCGACACCTCGGCGTGGGTCGAATACCTGCGGCGTACAGAGAGCGCCTTCGACCTGTTCCTGGATGACGCGGTCCGGGCGGGCCGACCCATCGCCACGCCTGCCTCGGTGGTGATGGAGTTGCTGGCGGGATGCCGAACGGAGCCCGAGGCGCGTCAGCTGCTCAAGTTGATCTCCCGCTTCGAAATCCTCGTCCCGGATTCGCTGGGACACTTCCAGCAGGGCGCCCTCGTCTACCGCACCTGCCGCCACGCCGGACGCACGATCCGTTCCATGGTTGATTGCATGGTCGCGGCCAGCGCCATCGACGAGGGCCGTCCGCTGTTGGCCCGCAACCGCGACTTCGAGATGATCGCCCGACACACGGAACTGGAGCTCGTGGAGCCGGAGAGCGACTGCGAACGCTGA